In Candidatus Electrothrix scaldis, the genomic window ATGACCTTGACCTCAGCCACTGTCCGGGTGCCTTCTTCGGCAGAAGCGAAGTATTCGCGGATGGTTTCGATGCCCTGTTCTGCGAGTTCATAGGGAGGGGAGATGAGCGGGTTGTCGTCAAGATCAAGCTCTTCAATGTTGGTGAGCTGAACAAGCTCCGACGGCAGGGCGGTAAGATGGTTGCCGCCAAGCCAAAGTGTAGTGAGATTCTTCAACTGAAAAAGCTCTGGCGGTAGAGATGTGAGCTGGTTGTTGTAAAGGTAAAGCTGAGTAAGCTTCCTAAGTTGAACAACTTCTTGAGATAATGAAGAAAGCTGGTTGTTAAAAAGAAAAAGCACAGAAAGATTCTTCAGTTGAAAAAACTCTCGCGGTAGAGATACAAGTTGATTCTCGCTGAAGCTAAGTGCAGTTATATTCTTTAGTTGTTCGATATCTGGAGGTAAAGTTGAAAGTCGGTTATTGCTACATCTAAGCAATGTAAGATTAGATAGCTTAAAAAGTTCGAGAGGTAACGCACTAAGAAGGTTAGCATTAAGATGAAGCTCTGTTAGTTTTTTTAGTTGTAAGATCTGCGGAGGTAAAGATGAAAGTTGATTGCGGCTGAGGTTAAGTGTAGAGAGATTCTTTAGCTGAAAGAGTTTCGATGGTAGCCTAGAAAGCTGGTTGCCATTAAGGTAAAGTTCAGCAATAGTCTTCAGTTGAAAGAGTTCCAGTGGCAGACTGGAAAGCTCGTTGAAGCTGAGGTCAAGCATAGTCAGATTCTTTACCTGAAAGAGTTCCGGCGGCAGCTCTGTTAACCCTTCCATGCTAAGGTCAAGCTCTGTTGCCCCTGCCTCTTTTGCCTCCTCAATCCTCCGCAACGCCTCTTCATACCCCATCGCCTGTTCCTCCTTTCCTGTTTTTCCCCTGACCCCTTGGCGCACACCGCGCCGTGCCCCTACAAAATCCCATCATACCAACAATCCGTCCATCACCGCAATCCGCAGGGGTGAAAAAAGCATCGGGCGATGCAAAGGAAAAGTATCGCTCGAAGGAAGGGAAGAGTATCGTACGAGGGAATGAGAGAGCATCGAGCGAGGAAAAGAGAAACCTTCGTACGAGGAAAAGAAAGAGGATGCAGGCATGCTCTCCAAGAGGATGCAGGTATGCTCCCCAAGAGGATGCAGGCATGCTTCCAAAGAGGATGCAGGCATGCTCCCAAAGAGGATGCAGGTATGCTTCCAAAGAGGATGCAGGCATGCTCCCCAAGAGGATGCAGGCATACTCCCAAAGAGGATGCAGGTATGCTCCGCAAGAGGATACCAGTATGGAGGAAAAAAGGAGTGTCCGAATGAGCAGGGCGAGTTTCTGGAATGCAATAAGGAGAGAAAACAGGGTAGGGAGAGCAGGGAAGGGGACATGCCGACCGGGCGGCACGGCATGTCCTCTGCGGGAGCAGAACTAGTTCTGCTGGTAGTATTGGTAGCCCTGTCCCTGATAGCCCTGGTACTGATAGTAGTACGGGCGTTCCTGCTGGCCGCAGGTGGTGCAAGGTTTGGGTTTTTCCGGCTCTTCTTCCTTGTCATACTTGGTGCAACGCTCGCCAGCCCAATGAACCAGGTAATCCCATTGGTCCTTGGTTACCTTTTTGCCGTATCCGATGGTCTGGAAGTTGTCGGCTAAAAAGAGCATTACCGCGCGAGCGGTGGAACCGCCGTACCAACCGTCAATTTCGCCGGAGCAGTAACCCAGGGCGCGGAGCATGCACTGGAGTTTACGTACCTGCTGGCGCTTGTCCCTTCTGCTGCCAGGGAAGCCATCACGGAACTGGAGTTCTGTGTCGGGGTCAATGCTTGGCGGAGCCGGGGTCTGCGCTTGTCCGCAAGATTGACAAGTGGTGCAGGGAGTGCGGCTGTAACCTGTGCCCGTAAAGACGAGCACGGTGAGCATAACAACCGCACAACCAATGATCCTGTGCAATGTTTTTCCGTTCTTCATCGTTGAACCTCATAAAAAAAATAACGTTAGTTTGTTGTGTCCTGTCTTGTTGCTATGCATCCAGGCAGAAAACAACCCTCAGTGGTGCTTTGTCCTGCTATACTCTGTATACTGCTTTTTTCTGTTCTACACATTATTGGGACTGCTCAGGCTGTCCATGTGTTTTTTGATGGCCCCGGCCCATACCTGATAGCCTCGGGTCGACAGGTGTACTCCGTCATGAAGAAAACCCGGCTTGGTCACAGGCAGGCATTGCTCGATAAAAGGGGTTGTCGTGTCAAGGAAATGACAACCGCTTTGTTGCGCCACCTCGCGGAGTTCCTTGTTGGCCTCAGTGATGGATTCCTGGGCAAGGTCACGTAGCTGCATGGGCATGATAGAGTTCAGGGTTATGCTGCTCTGCGGGCAGAGATCAATAAGTCTTGGTAACATGCTGCCCAGGATGACAGGGAAGTAGGGGCTGCCCATGAGCAGGTTATTGGTCCCTGTCATAATCAGGATATACTCCGGTTCTTCCCCAGCGTCAACAACTGCGTCAATCTCGCTGACCAGCCGGGCTGAAAGTTCTTCGGTATGTTCTCCGGCAATACCGCGATTAATAACCTGAAAGTCAGGGAGAAGGCTCGCCCAATCCCCCCATTCGATCAGAGAATCGCCGAGCATAAGCAGGGTCTTTGTGGTGTGCGCTGTCATGTATGCTTAAGTTCCTGCTTTTACCTTAGCTGCGACCTTCTCATAATATAGTGTCGATGGAGGAAATCGCAAAAATGTAAAAAACGTTTCCGGGGAGAAGGCCGGGGGCCTGCCCTTATTTGTTAAATGGTGGTACTTTTTCAGAAAGTTTCTAGTCAAGGGATACAGAATAACAACTTGAAAGTCAAGTGAATTTTTGTTTTAACACAAGGGGTGTTGTTGTTGGGCGCTATAAGAGGGAAATAGAAAAAATGCTCACAGGATTGAAAAGGGCTGTCTGTGTCACATTGTGACATGCTGTAGAAAAGAATTATTAGTATTTTGATTTATATTGAATTGGTTGGGAATAAATCTCCTTCGTAAAAGCCTCTTGTTTGAGCTGCACAAATCTGTGAGTCGTTTCTTACGAAAATGAAATTCACCTTGAAAAAGAAACAAAAAAAGAATAGAATGGCCTTTTATTATCAAAAGGAGTTACTATCAAACAATCAATAAACCGGCCCTCTTGTGTTTGCCGGTTTGCTGTATGTGGGCAGTGAAAATGGTCACATACGGACTCTTTGAAGGAGCAGCCATGAGCGCAAAAATCATCAGCGGAACCGAAACCGCAAAGGCGATAAGGGAAGAACTGAAGAAGGAAGTTGCCGAGCTGGCGGATAAGGTGGTTCCGGGGCTGGTTACTATTCTGGTTGGCGAAGATCCCGCTTCTCAGTCCTACGTTGCAGCCAAGAATAAAACCGCCCATGCCTTGGGAATTCATTCCGAGCAGGTTACTCTGGATGCCGAGACCAGCGAGGAAGACCTCCTGGCTCTGGTGGAAAAATATAATAACGATGAAAAAATTCACGGAATTTTAGTGCAGTTGCCCTTGCCAAAGCATATTGATGAGGCTAAGGTGCTCAATACTATTAATCCTGATAAAGATGTTGACGGCTTCCACCCGATGAACGTGGGGCGTATGGTCCTGGGTGAAAAATGTTTTCTGCCCTGCACCCCGCATGGTGTACTGGAACTGCTTGCACGCACTGGTGTAGAGACCTCAGGCGCTGAGGTGGTGGTTGTCGGTCGTTCTAATATTGTTGGTAAGCCGGTAGCTAACCTGATGCTGCAAAAACGTGAGGCTGGTAATGCCACCGTGACCCTCTGCCACACCCGAACCAAGGATATGGATTACCATACCAAACGGGCTGATATTTTGATCGTTGCCGCCGGTGTACCTAATATGATCAAGGCGGATCAGGTCAAAGAAGGCGTGGTTGTTATTGATGTAGGTGTGAACCGCATCGGAGTAACCGAGTCTGGCAAGGCCAAACTGGCCGGTGATGTGGAGTTCGAGTCAGTGAAAGAAAAGGCCGCTGCTATCACCCCGGTACCCGGTGGTGTTGGTCCCATGACCATTACCATGCTGATGAAAAATACCGTACAGTCCGCCAAGCAGTTTGCCGGATTGGCGTAAGGGATTTGTAGGGGCAGGCCCCTATGCCTGCCCGATAGGCAAGGGCGAACACAGTGGGGCGCCCCTACGAAATAAATGAGGAAGAAAGGATATGGAAGCAGGTCGTTGTTAGGATGCTTGCTTGCAGATTTCAGTTTTTGAGGAGACCGTACTATGGCTAAGCCTAATCGCTGCGAAAGCTGTAACGATATAACCGCCAGCTCAACACGCGACCTGCTGAATCAGGATCTTGCCAAGCAGGTTCGTACCGCCTATGACCGTATTGAGGACCGGGGGATGTCCGCCTGTCTGTTCGGCTCAGGAGGTACCTGCTGCCGTAACTGCAATATGGGACCCTGTCAGATCATTGACGGCGTTGAATCTATGGTCGGAATCTGCGGCGCCACAGCGGATACGGTTGCGGCCCGAAATTTCGCCCGCGTGGTTGCCGGAGGGGCAGCAGCCCATACTGATCATGCCCGCGAAATGGTGCGCGGTTTCATTGCCACGGCAAAAGGGGAAACGCCACATGAGATCAAAGATGTGGCAAAATTGCATGAGATGGCTCAGCTCTTTGGCATAGAGACCGAGGACCGGGACAAGAATGAGATTGCTATCGAGCTGGGCGAGCGTGCCTTAGCAGAGTTTGGGAAGCAGGACAGTGCGCCGCTGACCATGCTCAAGCGGGCTCCGGAAAAACAGCAGAAGATCTGGAAAGAGCAGGGCGTTGAGCCGCGCTCAGTGGATCGCGAAGTGGTGGAGATGATGCACCGTACCCATATGGGGGTGGATCAGGAATATCATAATATCATGAAGCAGGCCAGCCGTTGTTCTCTGGCTGACGGTTGGGGCGCTTCCATGCTGTCCACCGAGCTGACCGATATTATGTTCGGTACCCCGGTACCCAAACGCGCTATTATTGATCTCGGTGTACTCCGGGAGGATATGGTCAACGTCACGGTTCATGGTCATGAGCCCCTGTTGGCGGAGTCCCTCTGCCTGGCTGCTGAAGACGAGGAGATGCTGGCTCTGGCCAAGAAAGCCGGTGCAGCTGGTATTAATCTGGCCGGTGTTTGTTGTACCGGTAACGAGATCCTGATGCGGCGCGGTATCCCGGTTGCGGGTTCCTTTATCCAGCAGGAGATGGTGCTGGCCACTGGCGCTGTCGAGGCGATGGTCGTGGATGTACAATGTGTTATGCAGTCTGTTGCCCAGGTGGTGAAAGGTATGCACACCGACATCATCACCACCAATTACCGGGCTAAAATGCCCGATGGTATCCATATCCAGTTTGATGAGCATGATGCCTATAACTCTGCCAAGCAGATCCTGACCCATGCCATTTCCAACTTCAAGAAGCGGGGCCAGTACTATATCCCCACAGATAAGAAATTTGATGTGGTTGTTGGTTTTTCCCATGAGACCATCAACTACATGCTCGGTGGTCGCTTCCGTCAGTCCTATCGTCCACTGAACGACAACATCATCAACGGTCGCATCCGGGGTGTTGGAGCCTTGGTTGGTTGCGAGCATTATAAGCATTCCGATGATGTCCATTTTGAAATCGCTAAAGAGCTGATCAAGAATAACGTCTTGGTGCTGGCCACCGGTTGTGCGGCCCAAGCCCTGGGAAAACGAGGTCTGATGCGCCCGGAGGCAGCCACAGAGTATGCTGGAGACGGACTGCGTGAGGTCTGTGAGACCGTGGGTATGCCGCCGGTACTGCATGTGGGGTCCTGCGTGGATAACTCTCGTCTCCTTATCGCCCTGACCGCTATGGTCAAGGAAGGTGGCTTGGGAGATGATATCGCTGATTTGCCAGCAGTAGGTTCTGCACCTCTGTGGATGAGTGAAAAAGCGGTGGCCATTGGTCAGTACTTTGTTGCCAGTGGTGCCCATGTTATCTTCCAGGATTTGCCCATTAGCGGAGCCAAGAAATTCTCTGACTATCTTCTCAAGGAGATCAAGGAAGAATTCGGTGCCTGCTGGGGTGTTGCCAGTGAGCCGATGGATATTGCCAAGGCCATGATCGCAGCCATTGATGAAAAACGTGAGGCCTTGGGTATCAATAAGAAGAAAGAGCGTGTTCTCATGGATATGGCCATGCGTCGTGACCTGGAGGCTGGCAAAGGCTTGGCTGGTGCAGGTTGCGGAGGATCTGGCGGTCATTGATATGTACGGCGTGTAGGGGCACGGCGCGCCGTGCCCCTACGGAAAAAAATCAAGGCATTGAGTTCAGCAGAACAAATCTCTGCCCGCAGGGCGGATCAGGTATAGAGGAGGATTGATGAAATCGGGGAGCAATTTGGAGCGGGTGCTCAGGAGCGGCGCATTTGCCGTGACCGGTGAGCTGGGACCGCCAAAGAACAGTGACCCTGATGTGGTCAGAAAGAAGGCAAGGATACTGAAAGGCAATGTGGATGCGGTCAATATTACCGACTGCCAGACCGCAATCGTCCGGATGTCATCTATCGGGGCCGGGCTCCTGACCCAGGCCGAAGGCGTGGAGCCGGTGATTCAGATGACCTGTCGGGACAGAAACCGAATCGGTATGCAGTCGGACCTGCTGGCTGCCTCTGCACTGGGATTGAAAAATCTGCTCTGCCTGACCGGCGATCATCAGAAATTCGGGAACCATCCCGGAGCAAAAGGCGTTTTTGATATGGATTCCATCCAGCTGCTCGGGATGATCCGGGATATGCGGGACGGAAAAAAATTTCAATGCGGTGAGGAAATAAAAGGAAAAGGGCCGGACCTCTTCCTTGGTGCCGCAGCTAATCCTTTTGCCTATCCCTATGAGTTCCGTGCCGTGCGCATGGGAAAAAAGATCGCCAATGGTGCTGATTTTATCCAGACCCAGATCATCTATAACGTAGAACGTTTTGCAGAATTCATGAAGACGGCCCGCGAGCTTGGCCTGCATGAAAAGGCATATATCCTTGCCGGTGTAACCCCGCCCAAATCCCTGGGTATGGCCCGCTACATGAAGAAATTTGTTCCTGGGATGGATGTAACGGATGATGTTATCAAACGGATGCAGGGGGCAAAGGATAAGAAGCAGGAAGGAATTAATATTTGTGTTGATATCATCAACCAGGTAAAAGAGATTCCCGGAGTGGCCGGTGTTCATGTCATGGCCATTGAGTGGGAAGAGGCGGTTCCTGAGATTTGTGAAAAAGCGGGCCTGCTCCCGCGTCCGACCTTTGATGAAGAAACGGCAGATGTACCTGAGACCACAGCAGCAGTGAGCGAGACCATTGAGGTGAAGACTCCTGCAGCTCAGGGTGCTGCTGATGATATTCTGGAACAAGCCAAGGCCGAAGCTGAGAAGATTATAGCTGCTGCCCGGACCGAAGCTGCTGCTTTCTCAGCACAGGCTGCTCAGTCCGGCGAAGCGACAACGGAAACTGCTGCCGCCAGTGGACAAGCGGCAGATGATGCAGGAGAACATGCGATGAATGAAAATGGACGCCGTGCGGCGTTGGAATCAGTCAAACAGGGCTTGGAGGCCTTGAAGAAGGCCTACGGTCTCAGTGATGATCAGTTTAATGCCCTGCTGAATTTTATGGATGCAGCAGCCGTGTTGAATAAAGAACCGGAGGGAGCGCCCCAACAACCTGCCGGAGCAAGTCCTGCACCTGCTGCTACCCCGGTAGCTGAAGCAAAACCTGATGAGAGCGCGGCCAAAGCTGAGGCGGAAGCAAAAGCCAAAGCAGAAGCAGCTGCGAAGGCAGAAGCCGAGGCCAAGGTCAAAGCAGAGGCGGAAGCAAAGGCCAAAGCGGAAGCTACTGCGAAGGCAGAGGCAGAAGCTAAGGCGAAAGCAGAGGCAGAAGCTAAGGCAAAGGAAGAGGCTGAGAAAAAGGCTGCCGCAGAAGCAGCTGCGAAGGCAGAGGCAGAAAAGAAGGCCGCTGAAGCAGCAAAGGCAGAAGAAAAGGCGAAGGCTGCCCCGGCCGCTGCCCCTTCTGATCTGGATGTCCCGGCTCTTTCAACAGATGAGACGCCTTTTGCTGAGCGTGTGACCAAGGTTCCCGCATCCAGCTATGCCATGAACTACTCCGGTTCCATCCGCGAGGTCAGCCTGGGGAACGGAGATAAGGCCGTGACTGTCGGTGGTTCCAGCTCGCTGCCTTTCCATCTCTTTGAGGGCGAGTTAGGCAATAAGCCGCTTATTGCTATGGAGATCATGGATAGCCGTCCTGATAACTGGCCTGCCACTCTGACCAAGTACTTTGACGATGTT contains:
- a CDS encoding peptidoglycan-binding domain-containing protein, translating into MKNGKTLHRIIGCAVVMLTVLVFTGTGYSRTPCTTCQSCGQAQTPAPPSIDPDTELQFRDGFPGSRRDKRQQVRKLQCMLRALGYCSGEIDGWYGGSTARAVMLFLADNFQTIGYGKKVTKDQWDYLVHWAGERCTKYDKEEEPEKPKPCTTCGQQERPYYYQYQGYQGQGYQYYQQN
- a CDS encoding GDSL-type esterase/lipase family protein; protein product: MTAHTTKTLLMLGDSLIEWGDWASLLPDFQVINRGIAGEHTEELSARLVSEIDAVVDAGEEPEYILIMTGTNNLLMGSPYFPVILGSMLPRLIDLCPQSSITLNSIMPMQLRDLAQESITEANKELREVAQQSGCHFLDTTTPFIEQCLPVTKPGFLHDGVHLSTRGYQVWAGAIKKHMDSLSSPNNV
- the folD gene encoding bifunctional methylenetetrahydrofolate dehydrogenase/methenyltetrahydrofolate cyclohydrolase FolD is translated as MSAKIISGTETAKAIREELKKEVAELADKVVPGLVTILVGEDPASQSYVAAKNKTAHALGIHSEQVTLDAETSEEDLLALVEKYNNDEKIHGILVQLPLPKHIDEAKVLNTINPDKDVDGFHPMNVGRMVLGEKCFLPCTPHGVLELLARTGVETSGAEVVVVGRSNIVGKPVANLMLQKREAGNATVTLCHTRTKDMDYHTKRADILIVAAGVPNMIKADQVKEGVVVIDVGVNRIGVTESGKAKLAGDVEFESVKEKAAAITPVPGGVGPMTITMLMKNTVQSAKQFAGLA
- the cooS gene encoding anaerobic carbon-monoxide dehydrogenase catalytic subunit, which encodes MAKPNRCESCNDITASSTRDLLNQDLAKQVRTAYDRIEDRGMSACLFGSGGTCCRNCNMGPCQIIDGVESMVGICGATADTVAARNFARVVAGGAAAHTDHAREMVRGFIATAKGETPHEIKDVAKLHEMAQLFGIETEDRDKNEIAIELGERALAEFGKQDSAPLTMLKRAPEKQQKIWKEQGVEPRSVDREVVEMMHRTHMGVDQEYHNIMKQASRCSLADGWGASMLSTELTDIMFGTPVPKRAIIDLGVLREDMVNVTVHGHEPLLAESLCLAAEDEEMLALAKKAGAAGINLAGVCCTGNEILMRRGIPVAGSFIQQEMVLATGAVEAMVVDVQCVMQSVAQVVKGMHTDIITTNYRAKMPDGIHIQFDEHDAYNSAKQILTHAISNFKKRGQYYIPTDKKFDVVVGFSHETINYMLGGRFRQSYRPLNDNIINGRIRGVGALVGCEHYKHSDDVHFEIAKELIKNNVLVLATGCAAQALGKRGLMRPEAATEYAGDGLREVCETVGMPPVLHVGSCVDNSRLLIALTAMVKEGGLGDDIADLPAVGSAPLWMSEKAVAIGQYFVASGAHVIFQDLPISGAKKFSDYLLKEIKEEFGACWGVASEPMDIAKAMIAAIDEKREALGINKKKERVLMDMAMRRDLEAGKGLAGAGCGGSGGH
- a CDS encoding acetyl-CoA decarbonylase/synthase complex subunit delta, with the translated sequence MKSGSNLERVLRSGAFAVTGELGPPKNSDPDVVRKKARILKGNVDAVNITDCQTAIVRMSSIGAGLLTQAEGVEPVIQMTCRDRNRIGMQSDLLAASALGLKNLLCLTGDHQKFGNHPGAKGVFDMDSIQLLGMIRDMRDGKKFQCGEEIKGKGPDLFLGAAANPFAYPYEFRAVRMGKKIANGADFIQTQIIYNVERFAEFMKTARELGLHEKAYILAGVTPPKSLGMARYMKKFVPGMDVTDDVIKRMQGAKDKKQEGINICVDIINQVKEIPGVAGVHVMAIEWEEAVPEICEKAGLLPRPTFDEETADVPETTAAVSETIEVKTPAAQGAADDILEQAKAEAEKIIAAARTEAAAFSAQAAQSGEATTETAAASGQAADDAGEHAMNENGRRAALESVKQGLEALKKAYGLSDDQFNALLNFMDAAAVLNKEPEGAPQQPAGASPAPAATPVAEAKPDESAAKAEAEAKAKAEAAAKAEAEAKVKAEAEAKAKAEATAKAEAEAKAKAEAEAKAKEEAEKKAAAEAAAKAEAEKKAAEAAKAEEKAKAAPAAAPSDLDVPALSTDETPFAERVTKVPASSYAMNYSGSIREVSLGNGDKAVTVGGSSSLPFHLFEGELGNKPLIAMEIMDSRPDNWPATLTKYFDDVMDSPVDWAKKCIDVYKADALNIWLNGTDPNGANRSAADAAKDAAAVIEAVDVPIIIWGCGNAEKDTETLREVTSLIGDKKVCLAPLEDANYRAIGATAMAFQHPMVAASPIDVNLAKQLNILLENLGVPLDTVMMDPSVGALGYGIEYTYSVMERIRIAALTQKDEKLQVPLICNLGREVWKAKEVGLPSDDMLGDQENRGIMMEAITASCMLMAGGEVLIMRHPKAVNMTKVLINGLAG